Proteins from a single region of Gossypium arboreum isolate Shixiya-1 chromosome 1, ASM2569848v2, whole genome shotgun sequence:
- the LOC108480826 gene encoding pentatricopeptide repeat-containing protein At5g55840, whose protein sequence is MIHNSGGLILEPTTTLQDIRQSSQHFTGHNTNTTQTISCSSKLVMSSTLSSSTTKTLLASLHLEYAKFRPFSILGLFQFSTTTSKPDDQNATVKNHSQFSELENSIYTILTIDRWESLNHMNYKLASLRQVHGRLALKFLNFFINQPGLEHNHLTHVLSITTHILVRARMYDSAKSLLRQLCKLAVGSRFVFGALMDTYSLCNSNPSVFDLLIRFYLKDGMIDNALETFNLMRFRGFKPSVYTCNMMLGSMVKDGRVFSVWEFFKELLDLKICPNIATFNILINVLCVEGKLEKAVYLLRKMENSGYVPTIVTYNTLLHWFCKKGRYKSAFELIDRMGSKGIEADVCTYNMLIDNLCRNDRSAKAYLLLKKMRKRRISPNAITYNTLINGFVKVGSIGVATRIFDEMAYFNLSPNVATYNALIEGHSNEGNFEEALRLMDMMEKVGLRLNEVSYGALLNGLCKHGKFDLVRRFFERMRTNGMGFGCIPYTEMIDGLCKKGLFDEAVQVFHEMFEEGVAPDIITFSVLINGFYQAGNIKCVKEIICKMYRAGFRPNKVIYSTLIYNSCKMGLVTEALKIYRIMNFSGHAADHFTCNTLVGSLCRDGKVREAEEFMRHMSRIGPNPNSITFDCVISGYGNLGDGLKAFSLFDEMVKLGNTPSFFTYGSLLKGLCKGGNLVEAKKFLNKLHYIPSAVDNVVYNTILAGTCKSRNMWESVALFEEMVLFGVLPDSYTYTILLNGLCRKGKVAAALLFLGKLMDKGFFTPNQVTYTCLVDGLFKAGQSKAAYYFYKEMEQKSRYLDVIAFNAALDGTSRRGKLTKVNNLFSMMRSKSLCPSLPTYNILLHGYAKQKDIRTCSILFKLMISSGLLPDRLTSHSLILGLCKTAMLDVGIKILKKMISEGVEVDRFTFNMLISKCCERGDTGKTFDLVNAMNLLRIFPDAETLNALVIGLNRNLALQESHIVLHEMAHKGYLPKGKQYITLINAMCRARNLQAALELKDEMTSLGITSPDVAESAIVRGLALSGKVEEAILVLDTMLRKQLVPTVATFTTLMHMLCKESNIAEALKLRNKMQLCGLKLDVVAYNVIISGLCANGDIAAAFELYQEMKQNGLWPNATTYTVLVDALLIEGSNPSTSDVLLEDLKGRGIISCDWDGSTEQFQKALIIAKKRFKYLKQNKRKWH, encoded by the exons ATGATTCATAACTCAGGAGGCCTAATATTGGAACCGACAACAACTCTACAAGACATTCGACAAAGCTCACAACATTTTACAGGACATAACACAAACACAACTCAAACTATTAGTTGCAGTTCAAAACTGGTAATGTCTTCGACTCTGAGTTCTTCCACCACCAAAACACTATTAGCTTCACTCCACCTCGAATACGCCAAATTCAGACCTTTTTCTATTCTGGGTTTATTTCAATTTTCCACCACTACCTCAAAACCAGATGACCAAAACGCCACAGTCAAAAACCACTCGCAATTCTCCG AATTGGAGAACAGCATATATACAATTTTAACTATAGACCGTTGGGAATCACTGAACCACATGAATTACAAGTTGGCTTCTTTGAGGCAAGTTCATGGAAGGCTAGCTTTGAAATTTCTCAACTTTTTTATCAACCAACCTGGTTTGGAACACAATCATCTCACTCATGTACTTTCAATCACTACCCATATTCTTGTTAGAGCTAGAATGTATGACTCTGCTAAATCATTGTTGAGGCAATTGTGTAAATTGGCTGTAGGGTCAAGGTTTGTTTTTGGTGCTTTGATGGATACATACTCTCTTTGCAATTCAAACCCTTCAGTTTTTGATCTATTGATCAGGTTTTATTTGAAAGATGGAATGATTGATAATGCTTTGGAGACTTTTAATTTGATGCGGTTTCGAGGATTTAAGCCGTCGGTTTATACTTGTAATATGATGTTAGGTTCAATGGTGAAGGATGGGAGAGTTTTTTCAGTTTGGGAATTTTTCAAGGAATTGCTTGATTTGAAGATTTGTCCTAATATAGCTACTTTTAATATATTGATCAATGTTTTGTGTGTCGAAGGGAAGCTCGAGAAAGCTGTTTATTTGCTGAGAAAGATGGAGAATAGCGGTTATGTTCCAACTATAGTTACGTACAATACTTTGCTACATTGGTTTTGCAAGAAGGGGAGATATAAATCAGCCTTTGAGCTGATTGACCGTATGGGGTCTAAGGGTATTGAAGCAGATGTATGTACATATAATATGCTTATTGACAATTTGTGTAGAAATGATAGAAGTGCAAAAGCTTACTTACTGTTAAAAAAGATGAGAAAGAGAAGGATATCTCCCAATGCTATTACCTATAACACTCTTATTAATGGATTTGTTAAGGTGGGAAGTATTGGGGTTGCTACTCGGATTTTTGATGAGATGGCATATTTTAATCTCTCTCCAAATGTTGCTACTTACAATGCTTTGATTGAAGGGCATTCGAATGAGGGTAACTTTGAAGAAGCTTTAAGACTCATGGATATGATGGAAAAAGTGGGATTACGGCTTAATGAAGTCAGTTATGGAGCGCTTTTAAATGGGTTGTGCAAGCATGGCAAATTCGATTTAGTGAGAAGGTTTTTTGAGAGAATGAGGACAAATGGGATGGGTTTTGGATGTATACCATACACTGAGATGATTGACGGACTATGCAAAAAGGGGTTGTTCGATGAAGCTGTACAGGTGTTCCATGAGATGTTTGAGGAGGGTGTGGCTCCTGATATTATCACCTTTTCTGTGCTTATAAATGGATTTTACCAGGCTGGGAATATAAAATGtgtaaaagaaattatatgtaaAATGTATAGAGCTGGATTTAGACCTAACAAAGTTATTTACTCCACATTAATCTACAATTCTTGTAAGATGGGACTTGTCACGGAAGCGTTGAAAATCTACAGAATTATGAATTTCAGTGGTCATGCTGCTGACCATTTTACTTGTAACACGTTGGTTGGTTCTTTGTGTAGAGATGGAAAAGTTAGAGAGGCTGAGGAATTCATGCGTCACATGAGTCGGATTGGTCCTAACCCTAACTCCATCACATTTGATTGTGTTATAAGTGGCTATGGAAATTTGGGTGATGGGCTGAAAGCGTTTTCTTTGTTCGATGAGATGGTTAAATTAGGTAATACTCCCAGTTTTTTCACATACGGCAGCCTACTAAAAGGACTATGCAAGGGTGGAAATCTGGTAGAAGCGAAGAAATTTTTGAACAAGCTGCATTACATTCCTTCCGCTGTAGATAACGTTGTCTACAACACTATACTTGCTGGGACTTGCAAATCAAGGAATATGTGGGAATCAGTGGCCCTTTTCGAGGAGATGGTTCTGTTTGGTGTTCTTCCTGATAGTTATACATATACCATCCTTCTCAATGGGTTATGTAGAAAGGGAAAAGTTGCTGCTGCCCTTCTATTTCTGGGGAAGCTGATGGATAAAGGATTTTTTACTCCAAATCAAGTTACGTACACCTGTTTAGTTGATGGTCTTTTCAAGGCAGGCCAATCAAAGGctgcttattatttttataaagagATGGAGCAAAAAAGCCGGTATCTTGATGTTATTGCTTTTAATGCTGCTCTAGATGGAACCTCAAGGAGGGGAAAATTGACGAAGGTAAATAATCTGTTTTCCATGATGAGAAGCAAAAGCTTATGCCCCAGTTTGCCTACGTATAATATTTTGTTGCATGGATATGCTAAGCAAAAAGACATACGGACTTGCTCTATTCTTTTTAAACTCATGATCAGTAGTGGTCTTTTGCCTGATAGATTAACATCCCACAGCCTTATTCTTGGACTTTGCAAGACAGCCATGTTGGATGTTGGTATTAAaatcttgaagaagatgatatctgAAGGTGTTGAAGTTGATCGATTTACATTTAACATGCTTATCAGCAAGTGTTGTGAAAGAGGTGATACCGGAAAGACCTTTGATTTGGTTAATGCTATGAATCTTTTGCGAATATTTCCTGATGCAGAGACCCTCAATGCACTCGTTATTGGTCTCAACAGAAATCTTGCGCTCCAAGAATCCCATATTGTTTTACATGAAATGGCTCACAAGGGTTACCTTCCCAAGGGAAAGCAATATATTACATTGATTAATGCTATGTGTAGAGCTAGGAATTTGCAAGCAGCATTGGAATTGAAGGATGAAATGACATCACTTGGTATCACTTCCCCTGATGTTGCTGAGAGTGCTATTGTACGAGGACTTGCCCTAAGTGGGAAAGTTGAAGAAGCAATATTGGTTCTTGATACAATGCTCCGGAAGCAACTTGTTCCAACGGTAGCTACATTTACCACCCTAATGCACATGTTATGCAAAGAGAGTAACATTGCCGAGGCTCTAAAGTTACGGAATAAAATGCAACTGTGTGGTCTGAAACTTGATGTTGTTGCTTACAATGTCATCATTTCCGGTCTTTGTGCTAATGGGGACATAGCTGCTGCTTTTGAACTATATCAAGAGATGAAACAAAATGGTCTGTGGCCCAATGCCACAACTTATACTGTTCTAGTTGACGCTCTTCTCATCGAGGGTAGTAACCCTTCTACCAGTGATGTGCTTTTAGAGGACTTAAAGGGTAGGGGAATCATATCTTGTGATTGGGATGGAAGTACGGAGCAGTTTCAGAAGGCATTGATAATTGCCAAGAAAAGGTTTAAGTACTTGAAGCAGAATAAGAGGAAATGGCATTGA